One segment of Variovorax sp. V93 DNA contains the following:
- a CDS encoding YciI family protein → MFCVFLKFSSNKGQASRHMAEHMRWIEQGFEDGVFLLTGSLSGNQGGTVLAHNTTREALEERVAMDPFVAQDVVKVEIAEIVPGRVDERLQFLVERT, encoded by the coding sequence ATGTTCTGTGTGTTTCTCAAGTTCTCGAGCAACAAAGGCCAGGCATCACGCCACATGGCGGAGCACATGCGATGGATCGAGCAGGGATTTGAAGATGGCGTCTTCCTCCTGACAGGCAGCCTCTCGGGCAACCAGGGTGGCACCGTCCTGGCACACAACACCACCCGCGAGGCGTTGGAGGAGCGCGTAGCGATGGATCCCTTTGTGGCGCAGGACGTGGTCAAGGTCGAGATCGCGGAGATAGTGCCCGGCAGGGTCGACGAGCGCCTGCAGTTCCTGGTGGAACGTACCTGA
- a CDS encoding TetR/AcrR family transcriptional regulator: protein MRTRDSIVQAADALFYERGFEHTSFADIADAVRISRGNFYYHFKTKDEILTAVIAARMERTRAMLSQWETEGEGPQERIRLFITLLIRNQAKIMRHGCPVGTLCTELAKLGHPGQGEANAILDLFRVWLRGQFRQMGRGKEADALALHLLARSQGVAVLAQSLRNKQFVQQEVALMSAWVKSCSPVQPTASGRSC from the coding sequence TTGCGTACCCGCGACAGCATCGTTCAAGCCGCCGACGCCTTGTTCTACGAGCGCGGGTTCGAGCACACGTCCTTCGCGGACATCGCGGATGCCGTGAGGATCTCGCGCGGCAATTTCTACTATCACTTCAAGACGAAGGACGAGATCCTGACGGCGGTCATCGCCGCGCGAATGGAGCGCACGCGAGCGATGTTGAGTCAGTGGGAGACGGAAGGCGAGGGCCCGCAGGAGCGCATCCGCCTGTTCATCACCCTGCTGATCCGCAATCAAGCCAAGATCATGCGCCATGGCTGTCCGGTCGGCACCCTGTGCACGGAACTTGCCAAGCTCGGGCACCCGGGACAAGGCGAGGCCAACGCCATCCTGGATCTCTTCCGCGTGTGGCTGCGAGGGCAGTTCCGCCAAATGGGCCGAGGCAAGGAAGCGGATGCGCTCGCCCTGCATCTCCTGGCGCGCAGCCAAGGAGTGGCGGTGCTCGCGCAGTCCCTGCGCAACAAGCAATTTGTACAACAGGAGGTGGCACTCATGAGTGCCTGGGTCAAGTCCTGCTCGCCCGTGCAGCCAACTGCCTCCGGTCGTTCGTGTTAG
- a CDS encoding alpha/beta fold hydrolase — MRTERLRLSGGTQLSFTTAGEVSRPALLLLHGTPNSARLFRAVVPALSQAAFVIAPDLPGHGESDPLPAPSFPAIGQAISELLDSLEIGPRFIYLHDWGAPVGLQIAMQAPEKVLGLIVQNANAHRTGWGSGWAATQAYWTQPNAENQAAATAHLTLAGTRDTYIAGVPPEVAERIPAEHWEEDWRVMNLPGHMDTQRALIADYGNYAARFDAIAKYLEHWQPPALMVWGRHDIYFDLAEVLSWMRALPRMEAHVLDAGHLLLETHAAAAVALMLDFIRRIQAPMSRNEPQ, encoded by the coding sequence ATGAGAACAGAACGGCTTCGCCTGTCCGGCGGCACCCAACTGTCGTTCACCACCGCAGGCGAGGTGTCCAGACCCGCCTTGCTGCTGCTGCACGGAACCCCCAACTCGGCCCGGCTGTTCCGGGCGGTCGTGCCCGCGCTGTCGCAGGCCGCTTTCGTGATCGCACCGGATCTGCCCGGCCATGGCGAGTCCGACCCGCTGCCGGCCCCCTCGTTTCCCGCCATCGGCCAGGCGATTTCCGAACTGCTGGATTCGCTCGAGATCGGTCCGCGATTCATTTACCTGCATGACTGGGGAGCGCCGGTGGGCCTGCAGATCGCGATGCAGGCGCCAGAGAAAGTGCTGGGCCTCATCGTGCAGAACGCCAACGCGCATCGAACGGGATGGGGATCGGGATGGGCCGCGACGCAGGCCTACTGGACGCAGCCCAACGCAGAGAACCAGGCGGCGGCGACCGCGCACCTGACCCTCGCGGGCACACGCGACACCTACATCGCCGGCGTTCCGCCGGAAGTGGCCGAGCGCATCCCCGCTGAACACTGGGAAGAGGATTGGCGGGTGATGAACCTGCCGGGACATATGGACACCCAGCGGGCGCTGATCGCGGACTACGGAAACTATGCCGCCCGCTTCGACGCCATCGCCAAGTACCTCGAGCATTGGCAGCCCCCTGCCCTCATGGTGTGGGGAAGGCACGATATCTATTTCGACCTGGCCGAGGTTCTGTCCTGGATGCGTGCGCTGCCCAGGATGGAAGCCCATGTCCTGGACGCAGGCCACCTGCTGCTCGAAACCCATGCGGCCGCGGCCGTTGCGCTCATGCTTGACTTCATCAGGCGTATCCAGGCCCCAATGAGCCGCAATGAGCCGCAATGA
- a CDS encoding carboxymuconolactone decarboxylase family protein — MCPARLDYHALAPAAARAGTQFSHAAGRTLDKRLRELVNLRISQINGCAFCIDMHWAELLKQGMDPRHVNAVAGWREAERFFSEAERAAFNWAEAVNALPQRTPSDADFDAVKRHFSDAQIADLSFAVCAIRSWNMLNASFHTQVPETPYIVG, encoded by the coding sequence ATGTGCCCAGCACGACTCGACTACCACGCCCTCGCGCCCGCGGCAGCGCGCGCCGGTACCCAGTTTTCCCACGCCGCCGGCCGTACGCTGGACAAGCGTCTGCGTGAATTGGTGAACTTGCGCATCAGCCAGATCAACGGCTGCGCTTTCTGCATCGACATGCACTGGGCCGAGCTGCTCAAGCAGGGCATGGACCCGCGCCATGTCAACGCTGTGGCCGGCTGGCGCGAGGCGGAGCGCTTCTTCAGCGAAGCCGAGCGCGCCGCCTTCAACTGGGCGGAGGCCGTCAACGCGTTGCCGCAGCGCACGCCCAGCGACGCGGACTTCGACGCAGTGAAGCGGCACTTCAGTGACGCACAGATCGCAGACCTCTCGTTCGCGGTCTGCGCGATCCGCTCGTGGAACATGCTCAATGCCAGCTTCCACACGCAGGTGCCCGAAACGCCGTACATCGTCGGCTGA
- a CDS encoding DinB family protein: MHDTLHRLFGFKAWADDRLLTALAGLGDSSPVTALAIKALSHTYVVDRIFAAHLRREGHTYPSANLSEMPTLAALAADLRRSDREYIDHVSTLDPDQLAERIDFAFTDGAQGRMSREEMLMHVLMHGAGHRGQVSAVMLLHAVPPAKDGFTAYLHEAEAPARRRVAA, encoded by the coding sequence ATGCACGACACATTGCACCGCCTCTTCGGATTCAAGGCTTGGGCCGACGACCGGCTGCTGACGGCGCTCGCCGGGCTCGGCGACAGCTCCCCGGTCACCGCACTGGCTATCAAGGCGTTGAGCCACACGTATGTGGTGGACCGCATATTCGCCGCCCACCTCCGGCGAGAAGGCCACACGTACCCGTCGGCCAACCTGAGCGAGATGCCGACGCTCGCAGCCCTGGCCGCCGATCTCAGAAGAAGCGACCGGGAATACATCGACCATGTCTCGACGCTCGATCCCGACCAGCTGGCCGAACGGATCGACTTCGCGTTCACCGACGGCGCACAGGGGCGCATGTCCCGCGAGGAGATGCTCATGCACGTCCTCATGCACGGGGCGGGCCATCGCGGGCAGGTCAGCGCAGTGATGCTGCTCCATGCAGTGCCGCCGGCCAAGGATGGCTTCACGGCGTACCTGCACGAGGCCGAAGCGCCGGCGAGAAGGCGGGTTGCCGCCTGA
- a CDS encoding TetR/AcrR family transcriptional regulator codes for MARKPVTKPRKIAVQERSRATVGSLIEATARILVKEGFDKASTNRVAEVAGVSIGSLYQYFPSKEALVAAVIERHQQQIMQMVRSELAQVRAQPLDQAIRRFVAVAVAAHRLDPALHRVLAEQIPRVGRLEKLETFSRENFSLFRAYLEAARDELGVDDLELASFVCVTTIEALTHNAVLHHSKALTGDRMDALIDEGARLVTGYLKG; via the coding sequence ATGGCAAGAAAACCGGTCACCAAGCCCAGGAAAATCGCGGTTCAGGAGCGATCGCGCGCGACGGTCGGCAGCCTGATCGAGGCAACTGCTCGCATTCTGGTCAAGGAAGGCTTCGACAAGGCGAGCACCAACCGCGTCGCGGAAGTCGCGGGGGTGAGCATCGGCTCGCTCTATCAGTACTTCCCGAGCAAGGAGGCACTCGTGGCCGCCGTGATCGAGCGCCACCAGCAGCAGATCATGCAAATGGTCCGCAGCGAACTGGCGCAGGTCAGGGCCCAGCCGCTGGACCAGGCGATACGCCGATTCGTCGCGGTCGCGGTTGCAGCGCATCGGCTCGATCCCGCGCTGCACCGCGTGCTTGCCGAGCAGATCCCGCGCGTGGGAAGGCTCGAGAAGCTGGAGACGTTCAGCCGTGAGAACTTCAGCCTGTTCAGGGCCTACCTCGAGGCGGCGCGGGACGAACTGGGCGTCGACGACCTGGAGCTCGCATCATTTGTCTGCGTCACCACGATCGAGGCATTGACGCACAACGCGGTGCTGCACCACTCCAAAGCGTTGACTGGCGATCGGATGGACGCGCTCATCGACGAGGGCGCGCGCCTCGTGACCGGCTATCTCAAAGGCTAG
- a CDS encoding LysR family transcriptional regulator, which yields MDLNALTDFALVAANGGLGKASRASGRSKATLSRRIADLEEQLGVRLIERSARGLKLTEAGQMLMDRTEGPMHEVADAMTSAREGLSVPRGRLRIASPVLFSQLAMGRIGAEFCAAYPEVACEVVADDRLVDLVEEQFDAAIRINPGPDSSLVGRCFAKDRLVVVAAPSVPMPKRGKGKVSPVPGIVSTSFQGGNWTLDDGRLVVEPIPKLRLSSFLMIRDAAVAGAGAALIPQSIAWNQLTRGELVQWGMVSGAEVALWVLHTSRRLPAPKVRAFVEFMCGQYPQGSLVLNG from the coding sequence ATGGACCTGAACGCATTGACCGACTTCGCGCTCGTCGCAGCCAATGGCGGCCTCGGAAAGGCAAGCCGCGCGAGCGGCAGATCCAAGGCGACGCTGTCGCGCCGCATTGCGGACCTGGAAGAGCAGCTCGGCGTGCGGCTCATCGAACGCAGCGCCCGCGGGCTCAAGCTCACGGAAGCCGGCCAGATGCTGATGGACCGCACCGAAGGGCCGATGCACGAGGTGGCCGACGCCATGACATCCGCGCGCGAGGGCCTGTCGGTGCCGCGCGGGCGCTTGCGCATCGCCTCGCCGGTGCTGTTCTCGCAGCTGGCGATGGGCCGCATCGGCGCCGAGTTCTGCGCGGCCTACCCCGAGGTCGCCTGCGAAGTGGTGGCCGACGACCGCCTGGTCGACCTCGTCGAGGAGCAGTTCGACGCCGCGATCCGGATCAATCCAGGCCCCGACAGCAGCCTTGTGGGCCGCTGCTTCGCCAAGGACCGGCTGGTGGTCGTGGCCGCGCCCTCCGTGCCCATGCCGAAGCGAGGCAAGGGCAAGGTCAGCCCTGTTCCGGGCATCGTTTCAACAAGCTTCCAAGGCGGGAATTGGACGCTCGACGACGGACGCCTTGTCGTGGAGCCGATCCCGAAGCTCAGGCTTTCATCGTTCCTGATGATCCGCGACGCCGCGGTCGCCGGCGCCGGCGCTGCGCTGATCCCGCAGTCCATCGCGTGGAACCAGCTCACGCGCGGAGAGCTGGTCCAGTGGGGCATGGTTTCGGGCGCGGAGGTCGCGCTGTGGGTCCTGCACACATCGAGGCGGCTTCCCGCGCCGAAGGTTCGCGCGTTCGTCGAATTCATGTGCGGGCAATATCCGCAGGGGTCTCTTGTGCTGAATGGATAG
- a CDS encoding NADP-dependent oxidoreductase, with the protein MTTTTTTTQRAVLIRAYGGAAAAEVAEIAKPAAGPSQVLVRVRAAGVNGIDWKVREGFVREAFPLQLPAVLGIELAGTVEALGPGASRFRVGDRVMGPLGGLGAYADFVSVDEANLVRTPQGLDDVHAAGVPVAAVAAWQSLYHAGPITAGQRILIHGAAGGLGGYAVQYAKRAGAEVFATASTAHLEYVRSLGADHVIDHRSERFESVARDIDLVLDYVGGEVLDRSWQVLSKNGAIVGTSSPDILARTPPGRRGLWFMNKPDAALLERLAAEIAQGTLVSKLGEVVGFGDIPAAIERNRTEPRIGKVVADFSR; encoded by the coding sequence ATGACCACCACCACCACCACCACGCAACGCGCTGTGCTGATCCGGGCCTATGGCGGCGCCGCCGCTGCAGAGGTCGCGGAGATCGCGAAGCCCGCAGCCGGGCCGAGCCAGGTCCTGGTCCGCGTTCGGGCCGCCGGTGTGAACGGCATCGACTGGAAGGTTCGTGAAGGCTTCGTGAGAGAGGCTTTCCCGCTTCAGCTGCCCGCCGTGCTGGGCATCGAACTCGCAGGCACCGTCGAGGCGCTCGGCCCCGGCGCCTCGCGCTTTCGCGTGGGCGATCGCGTCATGGGGCCGCTGGGCGGGCTCGGTGCCTATGCCGACTTCGTGAGCGTCGACGAGGCGAACCTGGTGCGCACGCCGCAGGGTCTGGACGACGTCCATGCGGCCGGCGTTCCTGTCGCGGCCGTGGCCGCCTGGCAGAGCCTGTACCACGCGGGTCCGATCACCGCAGGCCAGCGGATCCTGATCCACGGCGCGGCGGGAGGGCTGGGCGGCTATGCCGTGCAGTACGCCAAGCGGGCAGGCGCCGAAGTCTTCGCCACGGCGTCGACCGCGCACCTCGAATACGTGCGCAGCCTGGGCGCGGACCACGTCATCGACCACCGGAGCGAACGCTTCGAGTCGGTCGCGCGCGACATCGACCTGGTGCTCGACTACGTCGGCGGCGAAGTGCTCGATCGCTCGTGGCAGGTGCTGTCGAAAAACGGCGCGATCGTCGGCACGTCCTCGCCCGACATCCTGGCACGCACGCCGCCCGGCCGCCGCGGACTGTGGTTCATGAACAAGCCGGATGCCGCCCTGCTGGAACGGCTGGCCGCGGAGATCGCGCAAGGCACGCTGGTCTCGAAGCTCGGCGAAGTCGTGGGCTTCGGCGACATCCCCGCGGCCATCGAGCGCAACCGCACCGAGCCTCGCATCGGCAAGGTGGTCGCGGATTTCTCGCGCTGA
- a CDS encoding SDR family oxidoreductase, protein MSILVTGATGTIGSLVVQGLAAAGAEVSAFVRTPGKQAFPSGVQEVVGDLTDVPSLRAALSSVRTLFLLNAVTPDEVTQALVMLNLTREAGIERIVYLSVIHADKFTNVPHFTGKHTVERMIESLDIPATILRPAYFMQNERMVQQVIQGYGVYPMPIGSTGVAMIDARDIADAAVAELLRRDHAPAPSPRVTLELVGPELWTGASVAKVWSAALGREVAYGGDDVAAFEGQMASFGPSWLAYDMRLMMAGIQKFGMHGAHGAADRLQAIIGHPLRRYADFVKEAVAAS, encoded by the coding sequence ATGAGCATTCTCGTCACGGGTGCCACCGGCACCATCGGTTCCCTCGTCGTCCAAGGCCTGGCCGCTGCCGGCGCCGAGGTCAGCGCCTTCGTTCGCACACCCGGAAAGCAAGCCTTCCCGTCGGGCGTCCAGGAGGTCGTCGGCGACCTGACCGACGTGCCCTCGCTGCGCGCGGCACTGTCTTCGGTGCGCACGCTGTTCCTGCTGAATGCCGTCACGCCCGATGAAGTGACGCAGGCCCTCGTCATGCTGAACCTGACGCGCGAAGCCGGCATCGAGCGCATCGTCTACCTGTCGGTCATCCATGCGGACAAGTTCACCAACGTGCCGCACTTCACCGGCAAGCACACGGTCGAGCGAATGATCGAGAGCCTCGACATTCCGGCGACCATCCTTCGTCCGGCCTACTTCATGCAGAACGAGCGCATGGTCCAGCAGGTGATCCAGGGCTACGGCGTCTACCCGATGCCGATCGGCTCTACAGGTGTCGCGATGATCGATGCGCGCGACATCGCGGACGCCGCCGTTGCCGAATTGCTGCGCCGCGACCACGCGCCTGCGCCGTCACCGCGCGTGACGCTGGAGCTGGTCGGGCCCGAGCTGTGGACCGGAGCGTCGGTGGCCAAGGTCTGGAGCGCCGCGCTCGGCCGCGAAGTGGCTTACGGCGGGGATGACGTGGCAGCCTTCGAAGGACAGATGGCCTCGTTCGGGCCATCCTGGCTGGCCTACGACATGCGCCTGATGATGGCAGGGATCCAGAAGTTCGGCATGCACGGCGCGCACGGTGCAGCGGATCGCCTGCAGGCCATCATCGGCCATCCTCTGCGCCGCTACGCAGACTTCGTCAAGGAGGCCGTTGCCGCGTCATAG
- a CDS encoding CaiB/BaiF CoA transferase family protein — MPSDARQHTAATESASATPQGPLGGIRILDMATVIAAPFSASLCADMGAEVVKLELPEGNDPLRSLSPTTPDHALFWKVSNRGKKGVSLDVRKPEGRALFLRLIASFDVLVENFRTGTLDKWGLDAPTLWSVNPRLVILRLTGFGQTGPYAQRPGFARIFEAMSGFAHLTGESGRSPQHMNYPLGDVIAGLFGAFAISTAIAERHRHPDAPGREIDLAATEAMFRLLEALPVEHEVLGQARSRSGSRATYTAPSNMYRTAEGHWVTIVGSSDPIFKRICQAMGRPALAHDPRFATTPDRVRNIDEIDAIVAAWCEGQTLAELSEALTRGGVPHSKVYAVDDVMADPHFIAREAVIRLPDPDLGSLPAPAIVPRFSGFRPAAPRTGPAAGEHNAEIYAALGLGSEALDRLRREGVI, encoded by the coding sequence ATGCCATCCGACGCCCGCCAACACACCGCCGCCACTGAGTCCGCGTCCGCCACGCCACAGGGGCCGCTCGGCGGCATCCGGATCCTCGACATGGCCACCGTGATCGCGGCGCCCTTCTCGGCCTCGCTGTGCGCCGACATGGGCGCCGAGGTCGTCAAGCTGGAACTGCCCGAAGGCAACGACCCGCTGCGTTCGCTCTCGCCCACCACGCCGGACCACGCGCTGTTCTGGAAGGTCTCGAACCGCGGCAAGAAAGGCGTGTCGCTCGACGTGCGCAAGCCGGAAGGCCGCGCGCTGTTCCTGCGGCTGATCGCGTCCTTCGATGTGCTGGTCGAGAACTTCCGCACCGGCACGCTCGACAAGTGGGGACTCGACGCGCCCACGCTGTGGTCGGTCAACCCCCGGCTCGTCATCCTGCGCCTCACCGGCTTCGGCCAGACCGGCCCGTATGCGCAGCGCCCGGGCTTTGCGCGCATCTTCGAGGCGATGAGCGGCTTCGCGCACCTGACCGGCGAAAGCGGCCGCAGTCCGCAGCACATGAACTATCCGCTCGGCGACGTGATTGCGGGCCTGTTCGGTGCCTTCGCCATCTCCACCGCGATCGCGGAACGCCATCGCCACCCCGACGCACCGGGCCGGGAGATCGATCTCGCGGCGACCGAGGCCATGTTCCGGCTGCTCGAAGCCCTGCCGGTCGAGCACGAGGTGCTGGGGCAGGCGCGCAGCCGCTCGGGCAGCCGGGCCACCTACACGGCTCCGTCCAACATGTACCGCACGGCCGAGGGCCATTGGGTCACGATCGTGGGTTCGTCCGACCCGATCTTCAAGCGCATCTGCCAGGCCATGGGCCGGCCGGCGCTGGCGCACGACCCGCGCTTTGCCACCACGCCGGACCGGGTGCGGAACATCGACGAGATCGATGCGATCGTGGCCGCCTGGTGCGAGGGCCAGACGCTCGCGGAACTGTCCGAGGCCCTGACCCGCGGCGGTGTTCCCCACAGCAAGGTCTATGCGGTGGACGACGTGATGGCCGACCCGCACTTCATTGCGCGCGAAGCCGTCATCCGCCTGCCCGACCCGGACCTCGGGTCGCTGCCTGCGCCTGCGATCGTGCCGCGCTTCTCGGGCTTCAGGCCCGCGGCGCCGCGCACCGGGCCGGCGGCCGGCGAACACAACGCGGAGATCTACGCGGCGCTGGGCCTTGGCAGCGAAGCGCTGGACAGGCTGCGGCGCGAGGGCGTGATCTGA